Within the Desulfovibrio oxyclinae DSM 11498 genome, the region CAGCGTCCATTTCCAGACTGTGCCTCATGGAGTCCCTGTACCGCGCTTCCTGTCTGTAGAAGTCGGCCATCAGGTTCTCAAACGAGACCCCAGCGGATTCACTGGAGGCCAGGGCAGTACCAGCCTTCTGGAGCCTTTCGATCTTGAGGTCCTGTATTTCCTCCGCTGTTGCCTCCCGTTTCTGCATGATTTCCATGTTGGCGGCAGCAGCTTGTTCTCGGTACGTCTGGTTGGCGATCTCGGCGTTCTGGAGCATGGCCCGTTGGTTCTCTTCAGCCATCCGTGCCTGATACTCGGCCTGTGCGTTCGCCTGTTCCTGCGACATCATGTAGTTCGCCCCGGCAGACGCCGCGCTCATCGCCATTGAAGCTACAAACATTTGAGTTGCCGTCATTGCTTCACACATGGGCGAATCCTCACGAACTCGTAGAAGGGGCGTTTTCCCTTCCCGTGGTTTGGGTGGTAGTTAATGAACTTGAAGCCTGACCACCGGAGCCATTTGATATGGACGGTGTTCCTGGCATCGACGAAGTTGTAGAGGAGATCGTAGGTGTCATGGAGGCGATCCGCGCCTTCCCTGCTGCGCCTGAGAAACTGGAAAGGATACTTCTCAAGCGTGTCAGTGCAGTGCATCCACACAGCCCCGCTGTTCAACTGAAGAGGGTTAGGGACCACGCCGTAGATACCAACGAGGTCGCCTTCCTCCCCAAGCATGACGTAGCAGGGGTCGGAAGCGTAGAAAGCACGTTCGAGGTAGGCCACCGAGTATTCCCCGATGGCCGCTCTGACCTCTTCTACGTCTGCGCTGCGGAGTTGTGGGGCCAGTACCTTGATGTCCTCAATGGTTGCTGGTCTCACATACTTATTCATTACAGACGTTTACTCCTGATTGTGTAG harbors:
- a CDS encoding virion core protein, T7 gp14 family produces the protein MAMSAASAGANYMMSQEQANAQAEYQARMAEENQRAMLQNAEIANQTYREQAAAANMEIMQKREATAEEIQDLKIERLQKAGTALASSESAGVSFENLMADFYRQEARYRDSMRHSLEMDAVQNDIQIKGFRREAQNRGKSFQRYTPAPVNNPSLLASGLSLGTSALNNHYKYFGKKE